In the Sarcophilus harrisii chromosome 3, mSarHar1.11, whole genome shotgun sequence genome, one interval contains:
- the LOC100925873 gene encoding hemoglobin subunit epsilon: MVHFTAEEKTAITTTWAKVNVEETGGEALGRLLVVYPWTQRFFDSFGNLSSASAILGNPKVKAHGKKVLTSFGDAVKNLDNLKATFSKLSELHCDKLHVDPENFRLLGNVLIIVLAGHFTKEFTPEVQAAWQKLVTGVANALAHKYH, translated from the exons ATGGTTCACTTCACAGCTGAGGAGAAGACCGCCATCACCACCACTTGGGCCAAGGTCAATGTGGAGGAGACTGGTGGGGAAGCTTTAGGCAG ACTGTTGGTTGTCTACCCCTGGACCCAGAGGTTCTTTGATTCCTTTGGCAACCTCTCTTCTGCCTCTGCTATCCTGGGAAACCCCAAGGTTAAGGCCCATGGCAAGAAGGTGCTGACCTCTTTTGGGGATGCCGTCAAGAACCTGGACAACCTCAAGGCTACCTTCTCCAAGCTGAGCGAGCTGCACTGTGACAAACTGCATGTGGACCCTGAGAACTTCAGG CTCCTTGGGAATGTTCTGATTATTGTTCTGGCTGGTCATTTCACCAAGGAATTCACTCCTGAAGTGCAGGCTGCTTGGCAGAAGCTGGTGACTGGTGTGGCCAATGCTTTGGCTCACAAGTACCACTAA